The segment TAAAATGTACTTTAAGATAAAAATCTGTCAATAAATGATTGATaaattgacaaaaagaaatataatttcactCAGCATTTGTTGTGTTCTACGCGCAGAGACATATGACTTAGGTTGTCTCGTCCGACTCTGAGCCATTCTTCTGCCTGTATCCGCAGGCCTTTGACTCCTCGATTTCAGCTGCGTTAATTGAGCTTGTGACCACACTGGCAGAGCCAGTGtcaggggacagggagagggaaaatAGTCCGGAAGAATGTGTGTAACACATTTGtaattgtttgtgtccttcctgagagTAATTATTGGATATTCATCATGTTCTTCAGTTTGGACCAGAACGTGATGGGGCGTTCATTGCCCATGCCCCCAAGCTGTGTGGTGGACGGCTCTAGGGGGCACGGCACCTCAGCCTCTACTGTGGATGGTTCCACGTCATAATCCTTGCTACCATCATCCTCCTTGCTACATTCAGTCTTCATGGGGCCTGCCAAGTCTGAAGTGGTGTCAGCAGCAGGGGGCTCGGTGTCTCCCTGCATCTTGTCCTGGCATGTCACGACTTTACCTGCAAGCTGCAACAGCAACTCCTGCAGCTcctgcttcttcttttgtttctcctgggACAGTAGATCGACTTGCTCCCATTTCTCTTGATGCAGGGTCTCCAGGGTTTCTATCTGCTCTCTGCAGGCAATGAGGGAGTTTTCGATGGCGGCGATGTGCTCTGACAGCCGGCTGCATCGCTGTTGCAGGCCATCTGCTGCACTCTGGAAGTCCACCTTGTCAGGCAGGTCGGGGCTGAAGCAGATTTGCAGCTCCCTCTTGGGCACCTGTgtgtcctgcttcctcttcccaaacaggCCGTGGGTCCTCGTCCTGGGGAAGAGGCCCTCCTgctccagcttggtctggcactgggctcccaggttggccaggcacctgcagcgggcctgctgctccagcagctgctgGCGGAGTTTTACCTCTTTGGCTTCAGCAGCTGAGAGTGCATTTTGATAAAAATCCCTCATTACTTGAGGGCTCTCTACATCATCAGGGACGGTCACGTCGAGTGGGGTTGCCTCCTCCCCGCTTTCTTCCGCATCACTCACTCCTTGGCCTTCTGGAGGGGAACCCAGGACGCTCAGCTTGGCCTGCAGTTGCTCGTTCTGCTGCCATGCTGCTTCCAGGCATTGGAGAGTGTCCTGCAACTGTTCCCTTTCTGTCTGGGCCAGCAACGTGCTCTGTATttgctcctgcttcagctgctccagcagctgggtctgcCTCTGCAGGTGCTCCTGCAGGGCCTCCTTTTCTGAGCTCAGCTGCCGATTGGAGGCTGTGTGCTGATCGCAGGTGGCTCTGAGTTCCTGCAGCTGTGTCCGGTATTGGCcctgcagctcctgcagctcctgagcTTCCTGGCTCGCTCTCTTCGCCACCTCTTTCCATTTCTGGAAATCCTTCTCCTGctgctccagcttctcctgcagctgTTTCTTCAGGATTTGCTCTGCGCTCAGGGCGCTGGCGAGCTCCTCCTTCTCAGCGCTCAGCCGGTAGGCAGCGTCgtgcagctgggccagctggtCTTGCATCTCTCTGtcttgcacatgtgtgcatgtcgcGGTCTCCATGTCCCGATCCTTGGCAGGCCTAGGAATGGCTTCCTCGGCTGCCTGTTCCAGTCTCCACAGCCGCTCCtgttgctccaggttctggagacggAGGCTGTGGTTTTCCTGCAGTTGAGATTGCAGCTGTTGCTTCAGGTCCTTTAACTCGTCCTGCATCTGCAAGGCCTGGGTTTGCAGCTGCTGCGCAGCCTGAGCTGGTCCTGCAGGGGGCTGCAGCTCTGCCAGGTGTTCTCTAACCTCCTCCAGGTTGACctccagctccaacacctgcctctccccttgctctctctcctctgtctgttgCTTCATCCCTTGGGATGGCTGCTGGACCATGTCCTCCCACAGGGCACTCTCCCTCCTCAGGGACATGGCAACGTTGTCCCTTTCTGACCTCATGGTCTTCACCACCCTTCTCAGGTTGTCCACTTGCCGTTTCAGCACTGCCCGCTCCTCTGATGCCTTTTGCAGCTTCTGAATTCTGCTCTGCATGTTGAGCTTTTGGGTCCAGAGGACTTCCAGTTTCCTTTGTAATTCGCTGTTGATTTCCTCCAAATCAGAAATTCTGCTCTTCTCCTGGTCTTCCAGGAGctggagcttctttttttgaGTGTCAACCCGTTGGGTGGTGACTGGGGACAATGCTATCTCTTGCTGTCCAACATGCTGCTGTGCAGCCCGCTGGTGGCGTGGTGGGTGGTGACTAAATGAGCCTTCCTGCTCCCTTAGTTTCTCCTTAACCACCAGCTGGATGCGAGCCAGGGCACAGCGTAAATTGGGTTCTTCAGAAACCAACATCTGTATGGCTAGCTTGTGAGCTTCCAATTCTGTTTGCAGTGCCTCGTTCTCTTGGGCTCTCCTGCAATTCTCTCTTCGGTGTTCATGCTgcaggtgtttcttttctttcttcagttggtGGAGCTCACTGGAGAGCTGTTGGTTTCGTAACTTTCTGGAGTGCAGGGTAAGCAGCAGGTGTTGGTAGTGCCTCTGCAGCTcctcggtgttcttgggagcTGTGAGACTCTCCACCCTGGAGGAAGGTCTCCAGCTGCACAAAGGCAGGACAGGCTCAGGGGAGGCGTGCTTTTTGGCAGTAGGCTCAGTTGATTGACCATACCCAGTGGTGT is part of the Perognathus longimembris pacificus isolate PPM17 unplaced genomic scaffold, ASM2315922v1 HiC_scaffold_5102, whole genome shotgun sequence genome and harbors:
- the LOC125345015 gene encoding golgin subfamily A member 2-like; this translates as MPDLGPHPYPLLPNSPGIPSVGLHHSQPLREVEVAEWCQRKSISDRLGMWRFCLACCPRARRSEQSRENETAAANQRRQENQQNCPASAPAQLNTKKKPIKGDHPKRNTTGYGQSTEPTAKKHASPEPVLPLCSWRPSSRVESLTAPKNTEELQRHYQHLLLTLHSRKLRNQQLSSELHQLKKEKKHLQHEHRRENCRRAQENEALQTELEAHKLAIQMLVSEEPNLRCALARIQLVVKEKLREQEGSFSHHPPRHQRAAQQHVGQQEIALSPVTTQRVDTQKKKLQLLEDQEKSRISDLEEINSELQRKLEVLWTQKLNMQSRIQKLQKASEERAVLKRQVDNLRRVVKTMRSERDNVAMSLRRESALWEDMVREHLAELQPPAGPAQAAQQLQTQALQMQDELKDLKQQLQSQLQENHSLRLQNLEQQERLWRLEQAAEEAIPRPAKDRDMETATCTHVQDREMQDQLAQLHDAAYRLSAEKEELASALSAEQILKKQLQEKLEQQEKDFQKWKEVAKRASQEAQELQELQGQYRTQLQELRATCDQHTASNRQLSSEKEALQEHLQRQTQLLEQLKQEQIQSTLLAQTEREQLQDTLQCLEAAWQQNEQLQAKLSVLGSPPEGQGVSDAEESGEEATPLDVTVPDDVESPQVMRDFYQNALSAAEAKEVKLRQQLLEQQRKQDTQVPKRELQICFSPDLPDKVDFQSAADGLQQRCSRLSEHIAAIENSLIACREQIETLETLHQEKWEQVDLLSQEKQKKKQELQELLLQLAGKVVTCQDKMQGDTEPPAADTTSDLAGPMKTECSKEDDGSKDYDVEPSTVEAEVPCPLEPSTTQLGGMGNERPITFWSKLKNMMNIQ